A window of Coregonus clupeaformis isolate EN_2021a chromosome 28, ASM2061545v1, whole genome shotgun sequence contains these coding sequences:
- the LOC123482077 gene encoding carcinoembryonic antigen-related cell adhesion molecule 5-like yields MTSPSYRLIVNYGPERPVIISPDIAMTGHIVTFNCSASSQPPSQFSWFFNGSQVATGSVYKTGPLTLASHGKYTCVAFNNVTGRNSTVSKMLTVVAPVTMTMVKVIGAQPILNETFSLTCDTAGTINSIQWMRNGWPLYADNRTDFSMNNNTLTFNSVQHSDNGDYQCSAYNPLSNMTSPNYRLIVNYGPEMPVITGPALGETGHSVTFNCSASSQPLSQFSWFFNGSQVATGSVYKTGPLTLASHGKYTCVAFNNITGRNSTVSKMLTVVEAIKSVMVKQSKIPIASDNLTLTCDVTGRYDTIYWMKDNLPLILNNTLNSDITISNNSLHFSPVKVSNDGNYQCVATNLLRPHTSPKYQLLVNYGPLSVDISGPVSVVIGSVITATLKCSANSQPTSEYGWKFNNQSVLGTGPLIAVVASLENAGNYTCVAKNPVTNISMSKTISLDVTGHSPAPPFQSRVGLMLMALLALSLCF; encoded by the exons ATGACCAGCCCAAGCTACAGACTGATCGTCAACT ATGGTCCAGAGAGACCTGTTATCATCAGTCCGGATATAGCGATGACAGGACACATCGTCACtttcaactgctcggcctcctctcagcctcccaGCCAGTTCAGCTGGTTCTTCAATGGCTCCCAGGTGGCAACCGGCTCAGTGTATAAGACTGGCCCACTGACCTTAGCCAGTCATGGGAAGTACACCTGTGTGGCCTTCAACAATGTCACTGGCAGAAATAGCACTGTCTCCAAGATGCTCACTGTTGTTG CACCTGTGACCATGACCATGGTGAAAGTCATTGGAGCCCAGCCAATACTGAATGAGACATTCTCTCTGACCTGTGACACCGCTGGAACCATTAACTCCATTCAATGGATGAGGAACGGCTGGCCTCTGTATGCTGACAACAGAACAGACTTCTCTATGAACAACAATACACTGACATTCAACTCTGTCCAGCATTCTGACAACGGAGACTATCAGTGTTCTGCCTACAACCCACTCAGCAACATGACCAGCCCAAACTACAGACTGATCGTCAACT ATGGACCAGAGATGCCTGTTATAACAGGACCAGCATTAGGAGAAACAGGACACAGCGTGACcttcaactgctcggcctcctctcagcctctcagccagTTCAGCTGGTTCTTCAATGGTTCCCAGGTGGCAACTGGCTCAGTGTATAAGACTGGCCCACTGACCTTAGCCAGTCATGGGAAGTACACCTGTGTGGCCTTCAACAACATCACTGGCAGAAACAGCACTGTCTCCAAGATGCTCACTGTTGTTG aGGCTATAAAGTCAGTGATGGTGAAACAAAGCAAAATACCGATAGCATCTGAcaacctaaccctgacctgtgATGTCACCGGGCGCTATGACACAATCTACTGGATGAAGGACAACCTGCCTCTGATCCTGAACAACACCTTGAACTCTGACATCACCATCTCCAACAACTCTCTGCACTTCAGTCCAGTCAAGGTGTCTAATGATGGAAACTATCAGTGCGTCGCCACCAACCTCCTTCGTCCACACACCAGCCCTAAATACCAGCTATTAGTGAACT ATGGCCCTCTGAGTGTGGACATCTCTGGCCCAGTCTCAGTGGTGATTGGCTCAGTAATCACAGCCACGCTGAAGTGCTCTGCCAACTCCCAGCCAACCAGTGAATACGGGTGGAAATTCAACAACCAATCAGTGCTGGGGACTGGTCCTTTGATAGCTGTTGTCGCCTCCTTGGAGAATGCAGGGAACTACACTTGTGTGGCCAAGAACCCTGTGACCAACATCTCAATGTCCAAAACCATCAGTCTGGATGTCACTG GCCACTCTCCTGCCCCTCCATTCCAGTCCAGAGTTGGTCTGATGCTGATGGCCctgctagctctctctctctgcttctga